The Streptomyces halobius genomic interval CGCTCAGCGGCTCCCCGAGGGACACCACCGCTCGCGGCGAACCAGATTACCTGAGATGAAGAGCGAACCAGACCAGATCACTTGAGGCAGGGGCCAGATCGGCAGAGACGGGACAGTCCGGTCTGCCGCCCGCAGCGGACACCTCACTTGTCCTTTGCCATTGAAGCCAGTCGATGTGCCATCCAACCCAGCCGACGCGTGGCCTTGCAGTCGGCGTGGTCAGTCCGTGTCCGTTGCTGCCAGCACCGCAAGGCCCCGGCGCTGGGGCTCCAGGACGGCCAGTCCGATATCCCACGCCACGTCCTCGAACCAGTTGGTGGTGGCGCCGAAGCTGTACCAGTCGCACGTCTGCACCCGGGACTCAGCCGCCGTCGCCGAGGCTCCTGACTCAGCTCCCGTCAGGGCTGTCATGGACTGCCATGCGGCTAGACGCCCGTAGGCACCCTGCAGGCCATTGTTGTATGCGCCTCCCGTTGAGGCGGCGGAAAAGAGCAGTCGCCACGCCTGGGCAGCCGAGCACGGGGCAACCGCGGAGGGGGCCAGCCCGTCCAAGCATTCCTCGTCCAGGGCCGCCAGGATGCCTGGCACGGCATCGATGGTGACGGGCTCCGCGAGGGCGAACGTTGCGGCCGCGATCCGTCCGTTGGACTCTTGAGACCAGTTCGTCACCGCCGCTGAGATGGCCTCCACCGCGGATTTTGTCGTGGTCCGCTTCACCGCGTGCACATGGGCGATCGGCTCCACGGCCGGCTCGCCGTGCGCCTCAGCCCGTCCCGACGGCAGCGGCCAGGACGCGCCGCGAGCGTGGTACCTCGGAAGCCCAGGTTCGCCTTCGGTCTCAAGCCGCGACAGCGGCAGCCAGGCCAGAGAGTGCCGGGCCCACTCCACCGAGGACACCCAGCGTGCGACCTCGGGCAGTTCGGCCACCTCGGCGCCTCGGAGTACCAACTCCTGTACGAGGCAAGCACGCAACTCCACCATCGGCTCGGCAGACGGGGCAGATTCGGCGAACACCGCGGCCAGTAGTTGCGGAGGCTGCTCGGAGGCCAGCTGGGACGCAGCCGCGCGGATCTGCTTTCGGGTGCCGGTGGCGATTATCAGCCGCACCGCCTGTGCGATGTTCTCCCGGCCGGGAGTAGTGGTGAGCAGCTGCAAGAGGCTCCCGAAGACGCTCCGGTACTGCCACATCCGTTCGCCGGTGGTCCCATATCGGGCGTGCAGAGCGGTCCCCAGGTCGGCGACGAAGGCAGGGTCGCCGTCACCAAGCCGACGTTCGGCCAGCTCCACTACGGGGTCGGCGTCTTCCAACTCCGTCAGGTTTGCCACGATCGCTTCTATGTTGTCCGGCATGCCCAGAGCCTATGTGGGGTCGGACACAGACGATCGCCGGGTCCGGCGTTACTGCCATTGCCAATGAACGGCCCGTGAGCCGACTGGGTTGGATGGCAAATCGACTGGCTTCAATGTCCAAGGACATCACTGTCAACGGCCGCCGACTCCAAAGGTAAAGAAAAAGAAAAGTCGAGGGGGTGCTGTCCGAATCGGCCTTCCAGCCGCACTTGGTCCTGGTGAAAGGACCGCAACCGCTGGAGGACCCATGCAGTACACCCACCCCGCCCGGAGCCGGGCATGAGCGCCGAGCTGCCCGGTGTGGCAGCCGCCCGCGACGCCGCACACGTCATTGCCGCGAGCTCCCCCTACCTCGCAGCCCTCATCCTCGCCGGAGCCGTCGCCGCCGGGATCGTCAGCCTGCGCCGCCGCCGGCATGCGGACGCAGCCCTGGCCCACCGGGCCTGTGTCGAGCTGGTGCCGACGTCCACGTTCAACCCCGGCCTGGAAGAGGTCGGCCGGGCAGCCCACCAGTTCGCCCGGATCCATCACGCGGCCGGCGCCCCGGCCCGCGGCTCCGCCGCCCGCCTGCGCTACACCGTCACCGACGGCCAGATGCGCTGCTACCTCGAAGGCCCGGCCGACGCGGCCGCGGTGATGCGCATGCCGGCCTACTCGGAGGTCGAGGTCCGCACCCCCCACGCCAGCGCCGACATCCACCCCGTGCACTTCTCCCTGGCCAAGGAGGCACGGCGATGACCCTCATCGACTTGACCAAGCCCCACCAGCCCTCGCCCGCCACCGACGCGGACGCGGACGCGCCGCAGTACTTCGAGCGCGCCGAGCTCATCCTGGCGCTCCCCGACGCCAAGCCCCTCGCGTCCCTGGGCTTGAACCCCGACCCGCTGCAGCCTCTGGCCGCCGCCTTCGCCGACGTCCGCAGTGAGGAGGGCGAGCAGGCCGAGGTGTGCCTGGACCTGATCCCGGTCAGCGAACGCCGCCTCGCCCGCCGCCGCCGCACCCTGCTCGCCGCCGCCCGCCGCCGCGGACCCTCCGCCTACGGCGAGCGCCTCACCACGGTCAGCGCCGCCGGCCTCGGGGCAAGCCTCATGGACGCCCTGACATCCGACTGGAACGGCAACCGCTCCGCACGCACCACGAACCGGGTGCCGCGACAAAGCGACGTCCGCGACAGCGTCGGCAAGTTCACCCCCGGCGGCGCGGTCTTCGCCGTCCAACTCCTGCTGCGCACCACCGCCCGCCACCCCCAGGCCGCCCGCGCCCGCATGAACCAGCTGCTCGCCGCCCTCGCCTCCACCAGCGGGGAAAACTACTTCCGCCCCCACCGCCCCAAGACCCGCCGTGCCATCGCCCGCTTCGACCACCGCATGGCCACCGGCCAGTTCGCGCCCCGCCGTCGGCAGTGGCTGACCGCCCCCGAACTCGCCGGATTCCTCAAGCCCCCCACCGCCCGCTGCTCGGGCAGCAACGTCATGCGCTCCGGCGGTATCGTCCCGCCCGCCCCGGCCACCCTGCCCGTCTACACCGGACAGCCCGACCTCGTCCCGCTCGGCGCCGTCGTCTACCCCGACGGCCGCGAACGCATCGGCGCGGCCCGCATCAAGGACCTGCTGTTCGCCCTCTTGCTGGGCAAGTCCGGTCACGGCAAGACCGAGGAGGGCCTCGTCCAGGCCATCGCCCTGGCCCACAACGGCCACGGCACCTGGTTCCTCGACCCCCACGGCGAAGCCTGGACGCGCGCACAGCCCTACATCGTCCACCCGCACCTGCAGGACCGGGTGTGGGAGATCAACCTGGCCACCCCCACCCCCGACCAGCGCGTGGTGTCGTGGAACCCGCTGTCGATGGAGGGGCGCGACGCCACGCACGTCCAAGAAGTCGTCCGCGCGGTCACCGAGGGCATCGCGGCCGCGCAGGACTGGGGCGACAAGGCACCGCGCGCCCGCACCATCCTGGCGCGCACCGTCCAGGCCCTGGCCCTCCTCGCGCTCCAGGCGGTCGCGGCCGGCCGCCCCGATCTGCAGCCCACCCTCTTCCAGATCCGCTCCTGGCTGACCGACGACCGCTGGCGCGAAGCCCTCCTGCCCCATCTACCGCCCACTGTGCAGAAGTACTGGACCACGACGTTCCCGAAGCTGGCGGAGAACGCGGTGCCCACGGTCACCTACGCCATCGACCGCCTCGACACCTCCGACTCGCTGCGCGCCTTCTTCGGCTCCCCGCGCTCCGGCTACGACGTCCGCACCGCCATGGACACCGGCCGCATCGTGTTCATCTGCCCCTCCGGCTCCGAAGCGGACGCGCTGGTCTCCTGCCTGCTCATCCACGACCTGCACCGCGCCGGCCTCTCCCGCCAGGACACGCCCCGCGAAGACCGCAAGACGTTCTGGGCCTGGGGCGACGAACTCACCGCCCTGGACTCCTCCTCCAAGGGCTTCCTCGCCGCCATCGCCGAACAACTCCGCAAGTACGAAGTGCGCTTCGTCGGCATGACGCAGATGGCACTGCGCCTTTCCGCAACCACCCGACAGGCGCTGCTGCAGAACCAGTCGATGCTCTCGACCTGCGCCGCCGACTACGACGAAGCAGCCTTCGTCGCCCGCCGCTGGAACGGGCACGTCACCGCCGAAACCATCACCGAACTGCCCAAATACCACTACCTGATGTCGATCGCCCTCGACGGCCGCCCCACCAAACCCTTCCGCGTCCGCGGCCTGCCCGTCGACGAACTCTTCGCCCACTACTACAACCCCGACAGGCTGCCCGCTCTTCGCCAGGCCATCGACACCAACACCCGCCGCCGCGCGGTCGGCGAGATTCTCGACGCCCTCGAAACCCTCGACGACGACATCCGCGCGCTGTTCACTGCACGCCCCGCCCTGCCGGCCGCCGGCGGCCCCGGCGACGACCAGCACACCCACCTCGGCTAGGAGCCACCATGCCCTACCCCCACCCTGTCCCCGCCGGCGTCAGCGTCACCGGCCAGCACGCCCTCGACGCCCTCTACCAGCACCGCCTGGTCTCCACCGGCCAACTCCACCGCCTGATCACCCCGCAGAACACCAGCTCCGAATACCTCCGCCGCCAGCTCCAGAGCCTGCGCAGCGACGGCCTGGCCGATTGCGTCAACCGCCGCCGCCACGGCCAGAGCGAACTGCTGTGGTGGCTGACCGAAAACGGCGCCGAAGCCGTGGAAGCCACCGGCCTGCTGGCCAAACGCCCCTACCGCATGAGCCGGCAGGCAGCCGCCGGCCCCCTGCAGGAGCACACCCTGGCCACCGTCGAAACCGGCACCGCTTTCGTCACCCACGCCGCCCGCCTCGGCCACGAATGCGGGCCCCTCGACTGGACCCCGGAGATCGCCCACTACTACCGCGCCGAAGACCGCCCCGGCGAGGAACTGTCGCTGATCCCCGACGCCGTTCTCCACTACGTCCACACCGAAGCCGACCGGCGCACGCTGCTCACCTTCTTCATCGAGGTCGACCGCGCCCAGATGACCGTGGGCCGCCTCGCCCAGAAACTCCACGCCTACGCCGCCTACCACGCCTACGCCCCGCAGCCGGCCACCCGCGCGGCACGCACCACCACCGCCAAGCCCCAGCTGGCATGGCGCAGCCGCTATCCCCTCTACCCCCGCGTCCTTCTCGTCCTCACCGGCGCCACGAGCGCGCGACTCCAAAGCCGCATCAACGACCTGCGCAGCCTTGCCGCAGCCGACCCCCGCCTGCCCACCGCCGGCATCAAGGCCGGCATCACCACACTCGACGAACTGCGCGACCGCGGCCCCTTCGCCCCCATCGTCACCCCCGTACTCGGCCCAGCCACCCCGACCGACGTCTGGCTCGCCCCCACCACCGCGCCTGCCGCCACCGCGGCCTGACCGACAAGGACACCCCCATGCTCTGGTTCACCACACCCAACCCCCCGGCTCCCGCACCCGCGCAGCCCCACCAGCCGGCCTGCACCGACCTGGACGCAGCGGCCCGGCCGCACACCCCGCCTATCGCCGAAATGCTCGCCCTGTACCGCCACACCCGCCCGATAGGGACGCTCGCCGGACAGGAACAGTCCGCGGAGGAGTACCGGAGGATCGCCCGTTCCGTCATCCACCACATCTATGAGGGCTGGCAGCAGCAGACCGGCGGCCGCGGAAGCATCGACGACCTTCTCCTGGTCCCCCGCGCCCCCACCACGGCCCCGCCGCAGGCGGACAGAGCCCGCATCCCGCACTGAAAAAAGCGGTGGCCGCGAAGTCATCACCTCCGCGGCCACCAAACGCCGTTCAGCGTCTGCACTCCCTGCTAGGAAAGCGCATCCTCATCATGCCTGACACCACCGGCGACCACCACACCGAGGAATCCGGCCCGGCACGACCAGAATTCACCCTCGTCCTCGACCCGAGCGACCAGGAGTGCCACACCACCGCCTCCCGCCAGCTGCGCCGCAGTGAAGACTTCCTCGCCGCCGCCCACCACATGATCACCAGCGGCTACCACCCCAAGGCCGGCACCACCACGCTGCGCCTGGCCAAGCTCTTCGCCGCCCGCATGCGCACCAGTCGCAACGGACACTTCGCCTTCGCCGCCGACGCCACCGCCCGCGCCCTCGGCGTCTCCCGCCGCACCGTGATGTACGCCGCCAAGCACCTGCGCGAGCTCGGCCTGATCGCCTACGTCGAACACGGCACCAAGGCCAACGTGCGGCGCACCAGGGGCGCCTGGAAGCCCGGCGACGGATACCGCGCCACTGCCACGATTTTCGCTGCCGTCGCCCCGCCCGCGTACGACGAAGCCCGCGGCCGTCGCCTGTCCGGACACGGCTACCACGCCCGCATCATCGGCGTCACCTCCCACGGCCGTCACCGCGCTATCGCTGAAGCCCGCCGCAAGGCCACCCAGACCGACCGGACGCGTTGCACCCCTTCTGTGGTGGTCTCTACAGACACCTAGAGGTGCAGGTAGACGGGGGTATTAACTACACCTCGCGCACGCGCTCGAGGCGCAAAACCCCCACCTCCCACCACCACCGCACCACCCCGCAGCGCTGCGCCCGGCACATCACCGCCACCGAGCAGCTCCAGACGGAGATCTGGTGGCTCCACCGCACCTGCTCACGCAAACTCGCCTACGCCCTGCGCCCCCTGCTCGACGCCGGCTGGACCGCCCAGGGCCTGGCCGCCGAACTGCGGACCTGGGGCGTGCCCGGACATCTCCGCAACCCCATCGCCTACATCCACCACGAACTGGCACGCCGCCAGCACACCGGAGACCTTCCCCCCACCCACGCCGCGCCCCAGCCCGCCAAAACCCCTGCCGCGGACGAGAACGCCGAGCGCTACACCGCCCTGCTCCGCTCCCTGGATGGCCCCAACACCCCCGCCTGGCAGCACTACGAGGCCGAGCTCCGCCCCGGCCTGCGCAGCGCTCTCGCGGCCCGTCGCGCCGAGGTGCCGGCGCAGCCGCCCCGGCACGCTGCGCGCCTGCGCGAACCGGAGAGCCATTTCTGGCAGTCGCTCGCAGCCCCTACCAGCGCCTCTCCGCTAACGTACCGGCGACGCACTCGTGGTGCGTGCCCACCGCGTCAGCCGGACGCGGAAGCGCGCGAAGGGTGGATGGAAGCCCTGCGCGACCAGCAGGCAGCCGAACGCGCCTTCGCTGCCCTGCGTGCCGAACTGGACGAGCGAGCCGGCCGATGACCAGTTGGACCGAGGGTAGGTTTCATCGTTTGCTCCACGGTTTGCTCCACGGTTTGCTCCACGGTTTGCTCCACGGTTGGTTTCATCGTGTGACCGAGAGTTGGACCGAGGGTGGGAAACCCCCTTTGACGCCGTGCCTCATTGATGCAGGTCAGACCCGGTGGGCAGGCCCTTTCGCCGCGCGGACATCTCTTCCTACGCGGTAGCCGGAGGAAGAGAATCCTTGTTTGGTGTGCCGCGCGGGCCCTGCCACGGCCGACCGGTCGGCCGGCGCCCGCACCCCTGCGACCCCGGCCGCGCCGCCCGCGTCCAGCTGGCCACGTTCATGCTGCGGGTCGGTGTCCCGCAGTGCCGTACCGCTGTGCTGGCGCGCCTCTGTTGTCAGCCGGGCCGCCGAAGCGAGCGTGCCGGGTCCGAAGAGCATGAGCCACAGGGCGATCATGTCGGTCTCTGTGGCGATGAAGTACGTGGTCAGGCTCACCTCTGCCAGCAGGACGGTGAGCAACCACCGCACCAGGGCCGTGTGTGATGAGCGTGCGAAGGGGGGAAAGACGGCCAGTGCGACACCATAGGCACTGACGGCGACCAAAATCGCCACCGGGCCCAGCAGGAAGGTGAGCAAGAGAGCGCCCAGGGAAATGGCAGCAATGGCCCAGCTGAGTCTCTTCAAGGGGCCCTGGACTCCCATAGCCGTGATAGCGCCCCCCAAGCCGAGCAATGCGACGATGGTCAGCAGCACTTCTTCTCCTGATGATTTTACTGAGTTCTGTGGATCGATATGAGCGGGGGCCCGCCCGCATCTTCCGCGAGAGATCCCGAAGATGCGGGCGGGCGAAGATCAGACCATTGACCGTCGGCTACTGGCCACTAGCTACTCCAGCACCCCCGACACAACACCCTCACACGGAAACGGACATCACTTCACGAACCGCCCACTAAGAAGCCGTCTCATTTGGTGAGTCGGCGGTAGCAGATAAGAGCGGCAGCGATGCCGACGAAGGCGAGGAAGTGCTCGGCTTTGCGTTCGTATCGGCGGTGGAGGTCGAAGAGGGCTGGCCGGCGCCGGTGGTCGGCCTGCTTGCAGCGCCCTGAACAGAAGCGAGCGTCGGAACGACGCTCCAGGCCCGCCAACCAGGTGACCCCGCAGACCGGGCACTCCCTCGTCTGCATCCGGGAGGAGGCGTCACGGAGCGCGCGTACGGTCCGGGCACCAAGGTCACGCGAGCTGACGGCAGTGTGTGTCCACTGCCGGCCACAGCGCCCATCGGCTGGCGCACCGCGCTGAAGGCGGCGAGCGGCGCTCGTGATGCCGGGTGTGGGCATCGCGAGCGCCGCTCGGGGGAGTGGGGCGGGGCCTTCAGTCTCTCGGGAGACGGAGGCGGTTGCGGCCGGACGGGCGCCGGGCCTGGGCGTTGCGGTGGGTCCAGCGCCAGCGGTTCGTCAGGGCGAGGCCCGCACCCATCACGAGGGCTGCGCCAACGATCAGGGGCGGGCCGACTGCGAAGCCGGCGAGGAGGAGGCAGTATCCGGCGGGCAAGAGCCAGCGGAACCAGGGCTCCCCGGGTTTGCGCAGCGCGTCCCAGACCAGGCCCGCCAGCAGCGCGAGGGCGATCACGGCGCCGATGACGGGCACGCCGGCCGGGGTGACGTTCACCGCGAGCGTCGTCGACGTCATCGCGCTGCCTCCCGCCACGCTGTCTCCCTCCATGCCGCCGCTCCGCATGTCGCAGCCGTCACCAGACCGGCCAAGGTGGCCATCCCCGATGCTGACCGTATCGAGTCAGTTGATCATTGCGGGACAGCCCTTAGCGACGCGGCTGGCGCGCCGGTGAGCGGCTTACGGGCCGCCCCACGATTGATCGCGGGGCGGCCGTGACATGACGAAGACCGCGACTTCCGGTCCATCGAAGTGTGTAGTGCGCATCTCATCCGTCGGGTTGAGGTTGCGCCCCGCGTCCCCACCTAGGGTTGTGAGCGAGCAACAGCCCTGGACGCCAGGGATGAAGCGACCTCAAGGAGATCAGCCACGTGGCTCCCGCCTCGAAGAACATCGTCGAGGGCGCAGTCTGCGCCGTCATCGGAGTTGCGCTGGGCTTGTTCACCGAGGATGTCCACATTCCCGTCTTTACGCTCACGAAGGTGGGCGTGGTGCTGATCGCTATCGGTGGCATACAGCTGCTTTACGGCGTGTACCAGGCGTTCGGCGCGCGGAGTGTGGAGTAGCGGACGGCCGGGCAGCGGCATACCGCTTGGACCGTGCTGCCTTCACGGGTTGCCTCGCGATTGATCTTGTTCACAGGTGGGGACATGGCGAAGGCCGTGCGAGTTGTCTGGGGTGTGATGCTCAGTCAGGCCCGCACGGCCATGTCCCATTCTGCCTTCTGCGGCCTGTCGGAGGAGCACCTGGGCGAGCTGGCCTCCGAGCTCGCCGCGCGCTGGGAGGCGCGATGTGAGTCCGGACGGCACGACCGACGTGGGGGTTCCCGTCGCCGGGAGGCGGGGGCCGGACCGAAGTACGGACTGGTCTTCGTCGACCGGCTGCTGGTGACGCTGGTGCACCTGCGGACCGGGCTCACCCACCAGGCCCTGGGAGTGGTCTACGGGGTGGGCTCGTCCACCATCGGCCGCGCGATCGGTGAGATCCGTCCGCTGCTCGCCGAGCGCGGATTCGCCGTCCCGGACCATCCTGGGCTGCGGCTGCGCACGCTGGAGGACGTGTTCGCCTACGCCGAAGCCGAAAACGTCACCCTGCGGATTGACGGGATGGAGACCCAGGTCCGCCGCCCGAGGGCGGGCAGACCCGGCCGGCGCGCGTTCGTGTCAGGCAAACGGAAGCAGAACACCATCAAGACGACCACGATCAGTGACGGGCACGGGCGCACCCTGTGGTCCGGGGCAGTGCGGCCGGGCCGGATGCATGACCAGACCTCGGTGCGCACCGAGGGCATCGCCGAGCAGTTCCGTCGGCACCCCACGGTCAAAGCAGAGGTCGACGACGGCTATCGGGGTCTGGCCATCGAGTTCCCCGGCCAGGTCTTCGCCCCGCCGAAGAAACCGAAGGGGGCGGATGACGACGCGCCGTTGACCGAACGGTATGGCTGGCGCGAGATGAAGCGCCGCCAGTCCTCGCGTCGCATCTGTGTCGAACACGCGAACGCCGAGCACCGCCAGTGGCGTCCGCTTCAGCGGTACACCGGACGCCGCGAGACCTACGGCGAAACCCACCGCGCCGTCGCCGGGCTGGTCTCTGCCCGCGCCGCCCGCAGGCCCACCCGGCACAAGCCAAGCACCGAACTCGTGCCCGTCCGCCCGGCGGCCTGCTGAATCACGCATCAGCCGAATCGCCAGGCCAACACACCCCAACATCAATCGCGGGGCAGCCCGTTAGCTGCGGGACGCACAGAGGCGCCCCGCAGGACGCCTCTGCCGTCTCCCCTCGCCGTGTGTGCACCCTGTTGTTACGCACCCGATTCCAGGCGACCGGCAGGAAGCCCGCGTCGGTGACGAAGTTACACAGATATCAGAGGCGACTAATTGAAGCCGAAGCAGAAAGAGGGCACGAACCGCGCCTCGCACTGGCCCGGTCGCCTCTGGTACGCATTCGCGGCGACCTGCGCGTCCCGGTGGCCTTGGCCGTCAGACGCGGGCGCGGGACGGTCGTGGCGCAACTGCGCGCAATCGGCTCGACAGGGGAGGCAGTGGTGACGTTACGGTTCGTCGGGATGGATCCGAACACCGGCGGT includes:
- a CDS encoding replication-relaxation family protein; protein product: MPYPHPVPAGVSVTGQHALDALYQHRLVSTGQLHRLITPQNTSSEYLRRQLQSLRSDGLADCVNRRRHGQSELLWWLTENGAEAVEATGLLAKRPYRMSRQAAAGPLQEHTLATVETGTAFVTHAARLGHECGPLDWTPEIAHYYRAEDRPGEELSLIPDAVLHYVHTEADRRTLLTFFIEVDRAQMTVGRLAQKLHAYAAYHAYAPQPATRAARTTTAKPQLAWRSRYPLYPRVLLVLTGATSARLQSRINDLRSLAAADPRLPTAGIKAGITTLDELRDRGPFAPIVTPVLGPATPTDVWLAPTTAPAATAA
- a CDS encoding DUF5708 family protein; amino-acid sequence: MAPASKNIVEGAVCAVIGVALGLFTEDVHIPVFTLTKVGVVLIAIGGIQLLYGVYQAFGARSVE
- a CDS encoding transposase; translation: MAKAVRVVWGVMLSQARTAMSHSAFCGLSEEHLGELASELAARWEARCESGRHDRRGGSRRREAGAGPKYGLVFVDRLLVTLVHLRTGLTHQALGVVYGVGSSTIGRAIGEIRPLLAERGFAVPDHPGLRLRTLEDVFAYAEAENVTLRIDGMETQVRRPRAGRPGRRAFVSGKRKQNTIKTTTISDGHGRTLWSGAVRPGRMHDQTSVRTEGIAEQFRRHPTVKAEVDDGYRGLAIEFPGQVFAPPKKPKGADDDAPLTERYGWREMKRRQSSRRICVEHANAEHRQWRPLQRYTGRRETYGETHRAVAGLVSARAARRPTRHKPSTELVPVRPAAC
- a CDS encoding type IV secretory system conjugative DNA transfer family protein, which codes for MTLIDLTKPHQPSPATDADADAPQYFERAELILALPDAKPLASLGLNPDPLQPLAAAFADVRSEEGEQAEVCLDLIPVSERRLARRRRTLLAAARRRGPSAYGERLTTVSAAGLGASLMDALTSDWNGNRSARTTNRVPRQSDVRDSVGKFTPGGAVFAVQLLLRTTARHPQAARARMNQLLAALASTSGENYFRPHRPKTRRAIARFDHRMATGQFAPRRRQWLTAPELAGFLKPPTARCSGSNVMRSGGIVPPAPATLPVYTGQPDLVPLGAVVYPDGRERIGAARIKDLLFALLLGKSGHGKTEEGLVQAIALAHNGHGTWFLDPHGEAWTRAQPYIVHPHLQDRVWEINLATPTPDQRVVSWNPLSMEGRDATHVQEVVRAVTEGIAAAQDWGDKAPRARTILARTVQALALLALQAVAAGRPDLQPTLFQIRSWLTDDRWREALLPHLPPTVQKYWTTTFPKLAENAVPTVTYAIDRLDTSDSLRAFFGSPRSGYDVRTAMDTGRIVFICPSGSEADALVSCLLIHDLHRAGLSRQDTPREDRKTFWAWGDELTALDSSSKGFLAAIAEQLRKYEVRFVGMTQMALRLSATTRQALLQNQSMLSTCAADYDEAAFVARRWNGHVTAETITELPKYHYLMSIALDGRPTKPFRVRGLPVDELFAHYYNPDRLPALRQAIDTNTRRRAVGEILDALETLDDDIRALFTARPALPAAGGPGDDQHTHLG
- a CDS encoding DUF6183 family protein — encoded protein: MPDNIEAIVANLTELEDADPVVELAERRLGDGDPAFVADLGTALHARYGTTGERMWQYRSVFGSLLQLLTTTPGRENIAQAVRLIIATGTRKQIRAAASQLASEQPPQLLAAVFAESAPSAEPMVELRACLVQELVLRGAEVAELPEVARWVSSVEWARHSLAWLPLSRLETEGEPGLPRYHARGASWPLPSGRAEAHGEPAVEPIAHVHAVKRTTTKSAVEAISAAVTNWSQESNGRIAAATFALAEPVTIDAVPGILAALDEECLDGLAPSAVAPCSAAQAWRLLFSAASTGGAYNNGLQGAYGRLAAWQSMTALTGAESGASATAAESRVQTCDWYSFGATTNWFEDVAWDIGLAVLEPQRRGLAVLAATDTD